One window from the genome of Choloepus didactylus isolate mChoDid1 chromosome 2, mChoDid1.pri, whole genome shotgun sequence encodes:
- the INSRR gene encoding insulin receptor-related protein isoform X1 — MAVPSLWPWVAGLLVNLLSLGFGLDTLEVCPSLDIRSEVAELRRLENCSVVEGHLQILLMFTATGEDFHGLSFPRLTQVTDYLLLFRVYGLETLRDLFPNLAVIRGAHLFLGYALVIYEMPHLRDVGLPALGAVLRGAVRVEKNQELCHLSTIDWGLLQPAPGANHIVGNKLGEECADMCPGVLGAAGEPCARTTFSGHTDYRCWTSSHCQTVCPCPPGLACTAGGECCHTECLGGCSRPEDPRACVACRHLYFQGACHRACPPGTYQHESWRCVTAEHCASLRSVPSRASTFSIHQGSCLAQCPPGFTRNGSSIFCHKCEGLCPKECKVGTKTIDSVQAAKELVGCTHVEGSLILNLRQGYNLEPELQSSLGLVETITGFLKIKHSFALVSLGFFKNLKLIRGDAMVDGNYTLYVLDNQNLQQLGPWVAAGLTIPVGKIYFAFNPRLCLEHIYRLEEVTGTRGRQNKAEINPRTNGDRAACQTRTLRFVSSVTEAHRILLRWERYEPLEARDLLSFIVYYKESPFQNATEHVGPDACGTQSWNLLDVELPLSRTQEPGVTLTPLKPWTQYAVFVRAITLTTAEDSPHQGAQSPIIYLRTLPAAPTVPQDVISTSNSSSHLLVRWKPPTQRNGNNTYYLVLWQRLAEDSDLYLNDYCHRGVQGGGAGQRGGGVGARAPPDPISLPPARAPGLRLPSSNSDPRFDREDGDPGVEVETGCYPCQHPPPGQALPPLEAQEASFQKKFENFLHNAITIPKSPWKVTSINKSPQRDSKRHRRAAGAPKLAANSSDFEIQEDKVPRERAVLSGLRHFTEYRIDIHACNHAAHTVGCSAATFVFARTMPHREADVIPGKVAWEEASKSSVLLRWPEPPDPNGLILKYEIKYRRLGEEATVLCVSRLRYAKFGGVHLALLPPGNYSARVRATSLAGNGSWTDSVAFYIPSPEEEDSGGLHILLTVTPMGLMLLIILAALGFFYGKKRHSTWYASVNPEYFSASEMYVPDEWEVPREQISIIRELGQGSFGMVYEGLARGLETGEESTPVALKTVNELATPRERAEFLKEASVMKAFKCHHVVRLLGVVSQGQPTLVIMELMTHGDLKSHLRSLRPEAENNPGLPRPALGDMIQMAGEIADGMAYLAANKFVHRDLAARNCMVSQDFTVKIGDFGMTRDVYETDYYRKGGKGLLPVRWMAPESLKDGIFTTHSDVWSFGVVLWEIVTLAEQPYQGLSNEQVLKFVMDGGVLEELEGCPSQLQELMCRCWQQNPRLRPTFTHILDSIQGEMQPSFCLLSFYHSPKCRGGRGSLLPTDAEPDSPAAPGGASSDCSSRNGGPGR, encoded by the exons ATGGCAGTGCCCAGCCTGTGGCCCTGGGTAGCAGGCCTGCTTGTCAACCTCCTCTCCTTGGGATTTGGCCTGGACACACTAGAGG TGTGCCCCAGCCTGGACATCCGCTCGGAGGTGGCAGAGCTGCGGCGGCTGGAGAACTGCAGTGTGGTGGAGGGTCACCTGCAGATCCTGCTCATGTTCACGGCCACGGGCGAGGACTTCCACGGCCTCAGCTTCCCGCGCCTCACCCAGGTCACCGACTACCTGCTGCTCTTCCGTGTCTATGGGCTGGAGACCCTGCGCGACCTCTTCCCCAACCTAGCAGTCATCCGTGGCGCCCACCTCTTCCTGGGCTATGCGCTGGTCATCTACGAGATGCCACACCTGCGAGACGTGGGGCTGCCAGCGCTGGGGGCCGTGCTGCGGGGGGCCGTACGTGTGGAGAAGAACCAGGAGCTCTGCCACCTCTCCACCATTGACTGGGGCCTGCTGCAGCCTGCACCTGGCGCCAACCACATCGTGGGCAATAAGCTGGGTGAGGAGTGTGCCGACATGTGCCCTGGGGTGCTGGGTGCTGCTGGTGAGCCCTGTGCCAGGACCACCTTCAGCGGGCACACCGACTACAGGTGCTGGACCTCCAGTCACTGCCAGACAG TGTGCCCCTGTCCCCCGGGGCTGGCCTGCACAGCAGGGGGCGAGTGCTGCCACACTGAATGCCTGGGGGGCTGCAGCCGGCCGGAAGACCCCCGTGCCTGTGTGGCCTGCCGCCACCTCTACTTCCAGGGCGCCTGCCACCGGGCCTGCCCTCCAGGCACCTACCAGCATGAGTCCTGGCGCTGCGTCACAGCCGAGCACTGTGCCAGCCTTCGCTCTGTGCCCAGCCGTGCCTCCACCTTCAGCATCCACCAGGGCAGCTGCCTGGCCCAGTGCCCTCCGGGCTTCACCCGCAATGGTAGCAG CATATTCTGCCACAAGTGCGAGGGGCTGTGCCCCAAAGAATGCAAGGTGGGCACCAAGACAATAGACTCTGTCCAGGCGGCAAAGGAGCTGGTGGGCTGCACCCACGTGGAGGGGAGCCTCATCCTCAACCTTCGCCAGGGCT ACAACCTGGAGCCAGAGCTGCAGAGCAGTCTGGGACTGGTAGAGACCATCACCGGCTTCCTCAAAATCAAGCACTCCTTTGCCCTTGTGTCCCTGGGCTTTTTCAAGAACCTGAAACTCATCAGGGGGGATGCCATGGTAGATGG GAACTACACTCTGTACGTGCTGGACAACCAGAACCTACAGCAGCTGGGGCCCTGGGTGGCCGCCGGGCTCACCATTCCCGTGGGCAAGATCTACTTCGCCTTCAACCCGCGCCTCTGCCTGGAGCACATCTACCGGTTGGAGGAGGTGACCGGCACGCGGGGGCGGCAAAACAAGGCGGAGATCAACCCCCGCACCAACGGAGACCGAGCCGCCT GCCAGACTCGCACCCTGCGCTTCGTGTCCAGCGTAACCGAGGCCCACCGCATCCTGCTGCGCTGGGAGCGCTACGAGCCGCTGGAGGCCCGCGACCTGCTCAGCTTCATCGTGTACTACAAAGAGTC CCCATTCCAGAATGCCACAGAGCACGTAGGGCCAGATGCCTGTGGGACCCAGAGCTGGAACTTGCTGGATGTGGAGCTGCCCCTAAGCCGCACCCAGGAACCGGGGGTGACCCTCACCCCTCTCAAGCCCTGGACACAGTACGCAGTGTTTGTGCGGGCCATCACGCTGACCACTGCTGAGGACAGCCCCCATCAGGGAGCCCAGAGCCCCATCATCTATCTGAGAACCCTGCCTGCAG CACCCACAGTGCCCCAAGATGTCATCTCCACGTCCAACTCCTCCTCCCACCTGCTGGTGCGCTGGAAACCGCCCACCCAGCGCAACGGGAACAACACCTACTACCTGGTGCTGTGGCAGCGGCTAGCAGAGGACAGCGACCTCTACCTCAACGACTACTGCCACCGCGGTGTGCAGGGAGGAGGCGCGGGCCAGCGGGGTGGGGGCGTCGGGGCGCGGGCGCCGCCTGACCCTATCTCCCTCCCGCCCGCCCGCGCGCCAGGCCTGCGGCTGCCCTCCAGCAACAGCGACCCCCGCTTCGACCGCGAAGACGGGGATCCCGGGGTCGAGGTGGAGACCGGCTGCTACCCGTGCCAGCACCCACCTCCCGGGCAGGCCCTGCCCCCGCTGGAAGCGCAAGAGGCCTCGTTCCAGAAGAAGTTTGAAAACTTTCTACACAACGCCATCACCATCCCCAA ATCCCCTTGGAAGGTGACATCCATCAACAAGAGCCCCCAAAG GGACTCGAAGCGGCACCGCCGGGCCGCGGGGGCGCCCAAGCTAGCGGCGAATAGCTCGGATTTCGAGATTCAGGAGGACAAGGTGCCCCGGGAGCGAGCGGTGCTGAGCGGCCTGCGTCACTTCACGGAATATCGGATCGACATCCACGCCTGCAACCACGCCGCGCACACAGTGGGCTGCAGCGCGGCCACCTTCGTCTTTGCGCGCACTATGCCCCACA GAGAGGCTGATGTTATCCCAGGGAAGGTGGCCTGGGAGGAGGCCAGCAAGAGTAGTGTCCTCCTCCGCTGGCCTGAGCCCCCGGATCCCAATGGACTCATCCTCAAGTATGAAATCAAGTACCGCCGCTTGGGAGAG GAGGCCACAGTGCTTTGTGTGTCCCGCCTGCGATACGCCAAGTTTGGGGGGGTCCACCTGGCCCTGCTGCCCCCTGGAAACTACTCTGCCAGGGTTCGGGCAACCTCACTGGCTGGCAACGGCTCCTGGACTGACAGTGTCGCTTTCTACATCCCCAGCCCAG AGGAGGAAGACTCTGGAGGGCTGCACATCCTCCTCACAGTCACCCCGATGGGGCTCATGCTGCTCATCATTCTTGCTGCCCTTGGTTTCTTCTACGGCAAGAAGAG ACACAGCACCTGGTATGCCTCTGTGAATCCGGAGTACTTCAGCGCCTCTGAGA TGTACGTCCCTGACGAGTGGGAGGTGCCTCGGGAGCAGATCTCCATAATCCGGGAACTAGGCCAGGGCTCCTTCGGGATGGTATACGAGGGACTGGCACGAGGACTTGAGACTGGAGAGGAGTCTACTCCCGTGGCCCTGAAGACGGTGAATGAACTGGCCACCCCCCGGGAACGCGCTGAGTTCCTCAAGGAGGCCTCTGTCATGAAAGCATTCAAGTGTCACCACGTG GTACGCCTCCTGGGTGTGGTGTCCCAGGGCCAGCCAACTCTGGTCATCATGGAGTTAATGACCCATGGGGACCTCAAGAGTCACCTTCGATCTCTGCGACCCGAGGCAGAG AACAACCCCGGGCTCCCACGGCCGGCACTGGGAGACATGATCCAGATGGCTGGTGAGATTGCAGATGGCATGGCCTACCTAGCTGCCAACAAATTTGTGCACCGAGACCTGGCAGCCCGCAACTGCATGGTGTCCCAGGACTTCACCGTCAAGATCGGGG ACTTCGGGATGACTCGGGACGTGTATGAGACAGATTATTACCGCAAGGGTGGGAAGGGGCTATTGCCCGTGCGCTGGATGGCCCCTGAGTCCCTCAAAGACGGAATCTTCACCACCCACTCGGATGTCTG GTCCTTCGGCGTGGTGCTCTGGGAGATCGTGACCCTGGCTGAGCAACCCTACCAGGGCCTGTCCAACGAGCAGGTACTCAAGTTTGTCATGGATGGTGGAGTCCTGGAGGAGCTGGAGGGCTGTCCTTCTCAGCT GCAGGAGCTGATGTGCCGCTGCTGGCAGCAGAACCCGCGCCTGCGCCCAACCTTCACCCACATCCTGGACAGTATACAGGGGGAGATGCAGCCCTCCTTCTGCCTGCTGTCCTTCTATCACAGCCCCAAGTGCCGGGGTGGCCGCGGCTCCCTGCTGCCCACTGATGCAGAGCCTGACTCCCCTGCAGCCCCAGGAGGGGCTTCGTCAGACTGCAGCTCCCGAAACGGGGGTCCTGGGCGCTGA
- the INSRR gene encoding insulin receptor-related protein isoform X2 produces MAVPSLWPWVAGLLVNLLSLGFGLDTLEVCPSLDIRSEVAELRRLENCSVVEGHLQILLMFTATGEDFHGLSFPRLTQVTDYLLLFRVYGLETLRDLFPNLAVIRGAHLFLGYALVIYEMPHLRDVGLPALGAVLRGAVRVEKNQELCHLSTIDWGLLQPAPGANHIVGNKLGEECADMCPGVLGAAGEPCARTTFSGHTDYRCWTSSHCQTVCPCPPGLACTAGGECCHTECLGGCSRPEDPRACVACRHLYFQGACHRACPPGTYQHESWRCVTAEHCASLRSVPSRASTFSIHQGSCLAQCPPGFTRNGSSIFCHKCEGLCPKECKVGTKTIDSVQAAKELVGCTHVEGSLILNLRQGYNLEPELQSSLGLVETITGFLKIKHSFALVSLGFFKNLKLIRGDAMVDGNYTLYVLDNQNLQQLGPWVAAGLTIPVGKIYFAFNPRLCLEHIYRLEEVTGTRGRQNKAEINPRTNGDRAACQTRTLRFVSSVTEAHRILLRWERYEPLEARDLLSFIVYYKESPFQNATEHVGPDACGTQSWNLLDVELPLSRTQEPGVTLTPLKPWTQYAVFVRAITLTTAEDSPHQGAQSPIIYLRTLPAVPQDVISTSNSSSHLLVRWKPPTQRNGNNTYYLVLWQRLAEDSDLYLNDYCHRGVQGGGAGQRGGGVGARAPPDPISLPPARAPGLRLPSSNSDPRFDREDGDPGVEVETGCYPCQHPPPGQALPPLEAQEASFQKKFENFLHNAITIPKSPWKVTSINKSPQRDSKRHRRAAGAPKLAANSSDFEIQEDKVPRERAVLSGLRHFTEYRIDIHACNHAAHTVGCSAATFVFARTMPHREADVIPGKVAWEEASKSSVLLRWPEPPDPNGLILKYEIKYRRLGEEATVLCVSRLRYAKFGGVHLALLPPGNYSARVRATSLAGNGSWTDSVAFYIPSPEEEDSGGLHILLTVTPMGLMLLIILAALGFFYGKKRHSTWYASVNPEYFSASEMYVPDEWEVPREQISIIRELGQGSFGMVYEGLARGLETGEESTPVALKTVNELATPRERAEFLKEASVMKAFKCHHVVRLLGVVSQGQPTLVIMELMTHGDLKSHLRSLRPEAENNPGLPRPALGDMIQMAGEIADGMAYLAANKFVHRDLAARNCMVSQDFTVKIGDFGMTRDVYETDYYRKGGKGLLPVRWMAPESLKDGIFTTHSDVWSFGVVLWEIVTLAEQPYQGLSNEQVLKFVMDGGVLEELEGCPSQLQELMCRCWQQNPRLRPTFTHILDSIQGEMQPSFCLLSFYHSPKCRGGRGSLLPTDAEPDSPAAPGGASSDCSSRNGGPGR; encoded by the exons ATGGCAGTGCCCAGCCTGTGGCCCTGGGTAGCAGGCCTGCTTGTCAACCTCCTCTCCTTGGGATTTGGCCTGGACACACTAGAGG TGTGCCCCAGCCTGGACATCCGCTCGGAGGTGGCAGAGCTGCGGCGGCTGGAGAACTGCAGTGTGGTGGAGGGTCACCTGCAGATCCTGCTCATGTTCACGGCCACGGGCGAGGACTTCCACGGCCTCAGCTTCCCGCGCCTCACCCAGGTCACCGACTACCTGCTGCTCTTCCGTGTCTATGGGCTGGAGACCCTGCGCGACCTCTTCCCCAACCTAGCAGTCATCCGTGGCGCCCACCTCTTCCTGGGCTATGCGCTGGTCATCTACGAGATGCCACACCTGCGAGACGTGGGGCTGCCAGCGCTGGGGGCCGTGCTGCGGGGGGCCGTACGTGTGGAGAAGAACCAGGAGCTCTGCCACCTCTCCACCATTGACTGGGGCCTGCTGCAGCCTGCACCTGGCGCCAACCACATCGTGGGCAATAAGCTGGGTGAGGAGTGTGCCGACATGTGCCCTGGGGTGCTGGGTGCTGCTGGTGAGCCCTGTGCCAGGACCACCTTCAGCGGGCACACCGACTACAGGTGCTGGACCTCCAGTCACTGCCAGACAG TGTGCCCCTGTCCCCCGGGGCTGGCCTGCACAGCAGGGGGCGAGTGCTGCCACACTGAATGCCTGGGGGGCTGCAGCCGGCCGGAAGACCCCCGTGCCTGTGTGGCCTGCCGCCACCTCTACTTCCAGGGCGCCTGCCACCGGGCCTGCCCTCCAGGCACCTACCAGCATGAGTCCTGGCGCTGCGTCACAGCCGAGCACTGTGCCAGCCTTCGCTCTGTGCCCAGCCGTGCCTCCACCTTCAGCATCCACCAGGGCAGCTGCCTGGCCCAGTGCCCTCCGGGCTTCACCCGCAATGGTAGCAG CATATTCTGCCACAAGTGCGAGGGGCTGTGCCCCAAAGAATGCAAGGTGGGCACCAAGACAATAGACTCTGTCCAGGCGGCAAAGGAGCTGGTGGGCTGCACCCACGTGGAGGGGAGCCTCATCCTCAACCTTCGCCAGGGCT ACAACCTGGAGCCAGAGCTGCAGAGCAGTCTGGGACTGGTAGAGACCATCACCGGCTTCCTCAAAATCAAGCACTCCTTTGCCCTTGTGTCCCTGGGCTTTTTCAAGAACCTGAAACTCATCAGGGGGGATGCCATGGTAGATGG GAACTACACTCTGTACGTGCTGGACAACCAGAACCTACAGCAGCTGGGGCCCTGGGTGGCCGCCGGGCTCACCATTCCCGTGGGCAAGATCTACTTCGCCTTCAACCCGCGCCTCTGCCTGGAGCACATCTACCGGTTGGAGGAGGTGACCGGCACGCGGGGGCGGCAAAACAAGGCGGAGATCAACCCCCGCACCAACGGAGACCGAGCCGCCT GCCAGACTCGCACCCTGCGCTTCGTGTCCAGCGTAACCGAGGCCCACCGCATCCTGCTGCGCTGGGAGCGCTACGAGCCGCTGGAGGCCCGCGACCTGCTCAGCTTCATCGTGTACTACAAAGAGTC CCCATTCCAGAATGCCACAGAGCACGTAGGGCCAGATGCCTGTGGGACCCAGAGCTGGAACTTGCTGGATGTGGAGCTGCCCCTAAGCCGCACCCAGGAACCGGGGGTGACCCTCACCCCTCTCAAGCCCTGGACACAGTACGCAGTGTTTGTGCGGGCCATCACGCTGACCACTGCTGAGGACAGCCCCCATCAGGGAGCCCAGAGCCCCATCATCTATCTGAGAACCCTGCCTGCAG TGCCCCAAGATGTCATCTCCACGTCCAACTCCTCCTCCCACCTGCTGGTGCGCTGGAAACCGCCCACCCAGCGCAACGGGAACAACACCTACTACCTGGTGCTGTGGCAGCGGCTAGCAGAGGACAGCGACCTCTACCTCAACGACTACTGCCACCGCGGTGTGCAGGGAGGAGGCGCGGGCCAGCGGGGTGGGGGCGTCGGGGCGCGGGCGCCGCCTGACCCTATCTCCCTCCCGCCCGCCCGCGCGCCAGGCCTGCGGCTGCCCTCCAGCAACAGCGACCCCCGCTTCGACCGCGAAGACGGGGATCCCGGGGTCGAGGTGGAGACCGGCTGCTACCCGTGCCAGCACCCACCTCCCGGGCAGGCCCTGCCCCCGCTGGAAGCGCAAGAGGCCTCGTTCCAGAAGAAGTTTGAAAACTTTCTACACAACGCCATCACCATCCCCAA ATCCCCTTGGAAGGTGACATCCATCAACAAGAGCCCCCAAAG GGACTCGAAGCGGCACCGCCGGGCCGCGGGGGCGCCCAAGCTAGCGGCGAATAGCTCGGATTTCGAGATTCAGGAGGACAAGGTGCCCCGGGAGCGAGCGGTGCTGAGCGGCCTGCGTCACTTCACGGAATATCGGATCGACATCCACGCCTGCAACCACGCCGCGCACACAGTGGGCTGCAGCGCGGCCACCTTCGTCTTTGCGCGCACTATGCCCCACA GAGAGGCTGATGTTATCCCAGGGAAGGTGGCCTGGGAGGAGGCCAGCAAGAGTAGTGTCCTCCTCCGCTGGCCTGAGCCCCCGGATCCCAATGGACTCATCCTCAAGTATGAAATCAAGTACCGCCGCTTGGGAGAG GAGGCCACAGTGCTTTGTGTGTCCCGCCTGCGATACGCCAAGTTTGGGGGGGTCCACCTGGCCCTGCTGCCCCCTGGAAACTACTCTGCCAGGGTTCGGGCAACCTCACTGGCTGGCAACGGCTCCTGGACTGACAGTGTCGCTTTCTACATCCCCAGCCCAG AGGAGGAAGACTCTGGAGGGCTGCACATCCTCCTCACAGTCACCCCGATGGGGCTCATGCTGCTCATCATTCTTGCTGCCCTTGGTTTCTTCTACGGCAAGAAGAG ACACAGCACCTGGTATGCCTCTGTGAATCCGGAGTACTTCAGCGCCTCTGAGA TGTACGTCCCTGACGAGTGGGAGGTGCCTCGGGAGCAGATCTCCATAATCCGGGAACTAGGCCAGGGCTCCTTCGGGATGGTATACGAGGGACTGGCACGAGGACTTGAGACTGGAGAGGAGTCTACTCCCGTGGCCCTGAAGACGGTGAATGAACTGGCCACCCCCCGGGAACGCGCTGAGTTCCTCAAGGAGGCCTCTGTCATGAAAGCATTCAAGTGTCACCACGTG GTACGCCTCCTGGGTGTGGTGTCCCAGGGCCAGCCAACTCTGGTCATCATGGAGTTAATGACCCATGGGGACCTCAAGAGTCACCTTCGATCTCTGCGACCCGAGGCAGAG AACAACCCCGGGCTCCCACGGCCGGCACTGGGAGACATGATCCAGATGGCTGGTGAGATTGCAGATGGCATGGCCTACCTAGCTGCCAACAAATTTGTGCACCGAGACCTGGCAGCCCGCAACTGCATGGTGTCCCAGGACTTCACCGTCAAGATCGGGG ACTTCGGGATGACTCGGGACGTGTATGAGACAGATTATTACCGCAAGGGTGGGAAGGGGCTATTGCCCGTGCGCTGGATGGCCCCTGAGTCCCTCAAAGACGGAATCTTCACCACCCACTCGGATGTCTG GTCCTTCGGCGTGGTGCTCTGGGAGATCGTGACCCTGGCTGAGCAACCCTACCAGGGCCTGTCCAACGAGCAGGTACTCAAGTTTGTCATGGATGGTGGAGTCCTGGAGGAGCTGGAGGGCTGTCCTTCTCAGCT GCAGGAGCTGATGTGCCGCTGCTGGCAGCAGAACCCGCGCCTGCGCCCAACCTTCACCCACATCCTGGACAGTATACAGGGGGAGATGCAGCCCTCCTTCTGCCTGCTGTCCTTCTATCACAGCCCCAAGTGCCGGGGTGGCCGCGGCTCCCTGCTGCCCACTGATGCAGAGCCTGACTCCCCTGCAGCCCCAGGAGGGGCTTCGTCAGACTGCAGCTCCCGAAACGGGGGTCCTGGGCGCTGA